DNA from Bacteroidota bacterium:
TTACCTTTGGTGGCAAAGGCGGTGTAAATTATTGGAGTACTTTAAAAAAATTAAAACCCTTACGTTTGTTACGAGACATCCGCTCGTTCCCTATTGAGAAGTACGATGTGGTTATTAATGATTATGAAGCCATAACTGCATGGGCTTGTCAAATGAAAGACAAACCTTGTATTGCCCTTAGTCATCAATCTAGTTTTAGTAGCAGGCTTATGCCAAGGCCAACCAAAAGAGATTTAGCTGTAGAGCTCTTATTGAAATATTATGCACCATTTACAGGAGCGGTGGCTCTCCATTTTGGCAATTATGATAATTTTGTACATACACCTATTATCAGAAGTGAGATTAGGCAGTTGGAGTCAATTGACAAAGGACACTGCACGGTATATCTACCTGCATTTCACGACAAATTATTATTACCCATTTTAAAAAGTATAAAAGACGTAGAATGGCATGTTTTTACAAAGCATAGCAAGCAACCTTATACCAGTGGGAACGTAAAAGTAAAACCAATCAATAATGACGCTTATATAACAAGTTTGGCGACCTGCACGGGGCTTGTTTCTGGGGGTGGGTTTGAAGGGCCAGCGGAAGCAATGTTTTTAGGGAAGAAATTATTTGTGATACCTCAAAAAGGACAATATGAGCAGCAATGCAACGCCGCGGCCTTGCACTTGATGGGTGTTCCTGTGGTTAGTCAAATGGGGCCTGGCTTTGCAACTACCTTATCCAATTGGCTCAACCGCAGCAAACCAATCGAGGTAAATTATCCCGACCAAACAGAGATGCTGGTAGCCAAGGCTGTTCAAATGGCATTAGATGGTGCGAATAGTAACAATGGCAATGGATACATGTCAGCACAATCAAGTATATAGTTACGAGCAAAACGATGGCCTAGGTTGCTTAAGTCCTTAGTGTTTAGTCTTTATGCAATGCATTAAATTTAGTTTAGACCGAAACCTAATGTATAATAGTCCTGCATATTGTTGAGCGAAACCTTATGGCGTAGTGCAAACCTTAAACTGACTGCAATAAATGAAATATAGAGACATTCCACTTTTTGGGTTTAAATTGTTGAGCAAGTATGCAGCATTTGTCTATGAAATAAAATCATGCGAAGAAATAAGCATTTATAAAACAATACCAAATGGTAAAATAGGACTGTCGATAACAACTGACGGTACTGCATCTATTAAAAGAGAAAGCAACTGGTTTCCAATTCCACCAACAACAATTTATGGGCTTACAAAAGAAACGCAAGAAATAAAACTTAGTAAACAATTCGGAGAAATTGCCATCGGCTTTGAGCCATGCTTTCTTCAATTATTTATTCCCGAAAACATGTCACATTTAACAGGGGGTAAAACTGTTGATTTACAAAATTTATTTGACAAATTTGAAGTAGAAAAATTGATAGAATTAATTCAATCAGCGAATACCGATTCTCAACTTCTATTAGCTATTGAGACATTTCTATCAAAACAACTCAACCTTAAAAAAACGAATGAAAAATTAATTACAGCACTTGAATTAATTACAGAATTAAGTATTTATGAGGTTGATGAAATCGCTAACAGAATAAATGTTTCAACTAGTACTTTGAGAAATTTATTCAATGAATATATAGGTGTGCCTCCGAAAGATTTTATTAGGATAACAAGGATTAATAAGGCAATGCATCATCAAGTAAATTCTGAAAATAATCTGACTGATTTAAGTTACACTCTTGGCTATTTTGACCAAGCACATTTTATTCATGACTTTAAAAATGTGTTAGGCATTTCTCCGAAACAATATTTTAAGAATACGGCTCTCACTTTTGATTTTTACAATTTTGGAAGGTGGCAGAAAGATAATTTTGCCACTTAAAAAAATCAAAAATGAAAAAATCATTGCTACTTTCTGCCCTTTTTTTGCTCTTGTTTGTTTTTGCAAATTCTGCTAAGGCACAAAATGATTCCAAAGAAAAGTATCTAAAATCTCTCAATATTTTTATTGACGGATACAACAAACAGGATTATTCCCTTGTAAAAAAACCGTTTAGTGGTTTAGTAAAAATGTTACTTCACAAAGGCGAATTAAAATTGAATTTAGAAGCGAGATATAAGGAGTATGGGAAAATAATCAGAGCAGAAAATATTTACCCATCGGAAGGGGTATTGATTTTACCAGTCATTTATGAAAAAGATACAACTGGAATAGAATATCTGTCTTTGTTTTTCACAAAGAAAAGAAAAATTCAAGGGTTCTATTTTTCTTATGACAATATCGTTTATCCAAAAATTACTGACAGCACAACTATTAAGGATATTACAAACCCCTACCTTTCTTTTAAACATCATAAGGATATTGACGTAAGTTTAGTAGTCGGTGTTTATGAAAATGGCAAAGAAACTATTTTTTGCTACGGTGAAACCGCAAAAGGCAGCGGCATAAAACCAGATAGCAATACGCTATTTCAAATAGGCTCTATTACAAAAGTATTTACTGGAATTTTGTTAGCTAACTGCATTAATCAAAACATTGTTGATGCATCATCCTTACTTTACAAATTTTTACCAGACAGTGTTCCACCACTTACCTACAGAGGGAAAGAAATAACTCTTTTAGATTTGGCAACACATACTTCTGCTTTGCCTGGTGAACCAAATAATTTGTATTTACCAAACACAAATAAATATAATCCATTTGCAAGTTATCAAGAAGCTGATTTATTGACTTACTTAAAGCACTTAGAGCTAACTCGTCCAGTTGGCAAAACATACGAATACTCCAATACGGGTTATGGTTTGCTTGGCTACATCTTAGCAAAGCAAAGAAAAACGAGTTACGATGAGTTATTAGTAAAAGAAATTTGCAACAAATTAAATATGAATAACACAAGAACAATTTTGAACGAAGAACAGAACAAAAGAAAAGTGGTTGGATATTTTCAAGGCAAGCAAACGCCAGATTTTACTTTCACACCTACTTTTGTTGGTGTAGGTTCTATTTATTCTGATGTGGCAGATATGTTTAAATTTATAAAGGCTAATTTGAAACCCGAGCAAACAGCTATTGCAAAAGATATAATGCTTGCACAACAACCGCATCAAATTGACAAAACAATAACAATGGGAATGCCTTGGGACATTGATTCATTGACCCGTTATAAAGTGAATGTTTTAGGATATAGCGGCAATACAGCAGGAGCAAGTAGTGTTATTAAAATAGTAAAAGAAAAAAATATTGGTGTAGTTGTTTTATCAAATTCAAATGTGCCCGTTGATGATATTGGACTCCTGGTTCTAAAACTTTTATTGAAGAATCAAATGCCAGAATAAGGTGGTATATTTTATTTAGTAGTGAGACCTCAATATTTCAAAAAATTACAACGCATTTGCAAACACAGCCATCAGTGCCAAAGTAAACCTTCACCATCAGACGGTTGAATGTAATACCAATTCTTAAACTAAAATAGTTCTCCGCCTGTGGCGGATTTGGTTTGTAGAATGGTAATGCCGAACTACATCCCGAATGCTTTCTTTTGGACTATTATATATTGTTTCGGTATTACCAGAAATTGATTGAATAAAAAGATTTGGAATAATTTTGGATTTTCACATAATTGATTATTTGTTTCTTATTATTGCACAACTAAATTCAGGTCAATGCATATCAAAACAGTTCTAAAACTATTATTTGTAACTCTTCTTTCTACTTTGTCTAAGGAAGTGAGCTCACAATCGGCTACCGATTTTGATACCTATACAACTTTAAAATCATCGGGCAGTTTACCAAATGATATTACGAAGCTTTCTTTTGAGAAATATAAGGAGGAATTGGCCAAAATTCAGCAAAAGGATTTGTCGCGTTCGGAAAAACAATTGGAAAAACAATTCCAGCTAGATGCGAATTATGCTATTGACCGCATGCTATTAAGCGGGAGGGTTTTATATAATGATCCAATATCGCTGTATGCAGCAAAAGTTGCTAAGGAGATTTTGAAGGATGAACCTGAAACGTATAATAAGCTTAGGTTTTATTCAGTTCGGTTTACCAATGTGAATGCCTTTACCACGGCCAATGGAATTATATTTGTGAACATAGGATTGATGGCACAATTAGAGAACGAAGCACAACTTGCCTATATACTCTGCCACGAAATCACACATTATAAAAAGCAGCACTCTTTATTGGGTTTTAAATTTGAGAAAAATTTAGAAAAAAAAGTTTCGAAGACTGCCTATCGGAAAAACAACCAGGATAATTTCCTTACAAAATGTGCATTTAACAAGAACCAAGAAATAGAAGCCGACGAGGAAGGTTTGAGATTGTTTAAAAAGTCAGGTTATAGTTTAGAGGCTATCGATGGAGTATTTGATGTGTTAGAGTTTGCCAATTTACCTTTTGATGAAGTGCCGTTCAATAAACGTTTTTTCGAAGATAAACTTCTCAAATTCCCAGACGATTTTCAATTAGCTGATAGTTTATTGAAGCCCGTAAGCGAAGGAGACGACGATGACGACGCAGAATCAACCCACCCATCTATTCGCAAACGTAGAAAGATAGTGTCAAATTTATTGGAAGGGATTGGAAAAAAAGACCGAAAAAATTATATAGTATCCAAAACAGAATTTGAGTTGAATCGTAAAATAGCCCGATTTGAATTGTTGCATTTATATTTATTGAATCACGATTATGAGTATGCATTATATAGTGCTTTTATATTGTCGGAAGCTGGCGATTCAAATAGTTATTATGTAAATAAAACGATAGTTAAAAGTTTATATGCCCTTACGAAAGTGTATGCCCTTGAAGGGGATGATGGCTATAAAACTGTGCATACTGATTATGAAAAAATTGAAGGTGCTTCCGGCTCATTATATTTTTTGATTGAGAAAATGCATGAAGAACCAATAGCAATGAATATATTGGCTTTAAAAAGAGCATGGAAGCTTAAGGACAAATATCCTGCAGATGAAGAGATAGAAAAAATTTGTGATGAATTATTGCTTACCCTTACCAAGGAGCATAAGGCAAGCTTTTCCGATTTTGAAGACTATAGTATTGATGAAAAGAAAGATGAGCTGATAGAGAAGGAAAAAAAAGTTGAAGAAGAGGAAACAACAACCAAGAAAAGCAAGTATAATAAATTGAAGAAGGCCAGAAAAGAAACGATTAAGAAAGAATCAAGCGGCAAATCGTATTTATATGCAGGCATGGCCGAATTGGTGAAAGACCTAGAGTTCAGAAAGGCATTTAAGAAAGCAGAAAATGTAGCATTGTCTATTACTAAAAAAGATGAGGATGGTGATAAGAAAAATAAGAAAAAAAAATATGATGGAGAAGAAGAGCAAGCCACTTCCATTGATAAGGTAATAATATCCGAACCCTTTTATTATAAAGTTGATTTGCGTAAAAAGGAAGCTTTCAAACAAGAAGAGAGTGAAAGAGCATTGATCAACTTGGATGAAAAAATATCAAGACTTAGCCAATTGGCTCAAGTGGATGCCGTAAGATATAATTCCAAAACGTTTACCGCTGCCGATGTGGATGTGTTGAACAATATCATGCTTATCAATGATTATTTGAGAGATAATGGCCAAAATACCGAGAGCGGTTTAATTAAGGTAGATTATAAAGGCATCAATAATCTGATAGAAAAAAACAAGACTCCTTACCTCATGAATATGGGTATATTGTATGCCATTGAAGACAAAGACGATATGGGGTATCATTATGCATTGTGTGTGGTTACTGCAGGGTTGTACACCCCATTTCTAATATATCAATTGATGCAAAGAAATGTCTCAACTTATATTATGTATGAAACTATTGATTTAAGAACAGGAAAGTATCTGTATGACAATACAAAGAAAATTAATAGCAGCGACAAAGATTATATTATAGAAATGCATTTATATGATATGTTGCTACAACTTAAACACCCTAAAAAATAAAAAACACACGATGAAAAAAATCACAATAATTTGTCTTTTATTTACCGCCTTTTGCAAAGGTGCCTGGGCACAAGTGCCTGGATTCATTGGTAAAAAGTTTTCTGCAAGTGCGGGTTTGATGTTTTTCCCTGCATTTAACGCCACCTATAATAATAGGGAAAATATTTTACCAATACTTGGTGGGGAAATCTCCTTTTTTGGAATGAACTGGATTAAAAATTTAAATCTCGATTACGCTAAATCTCGCACCACTACAGTGGGTCTCGATTACCAAAATATGAGAACCTCCGATTTTGTAGTACCATCTACTTCCTCTAGCAACCATAAAGCAATTAGATATGTACACGCAAATAGCGTAGGTGTTAACTTTAAAATATTTAATGAAGATAAAGGAGCTTTGGCTCCCATTGGCAATTTTCAGAAATTGGGATTGAATATGTTACTTACCCGATCGTATGACAGTTTGGACAATATATTAAAAGCATATCCAACTAAGAATCATTTTTTGACCTTTACGTACGGTTTTGGCAAACGTATTATTTTATATAAGTATTTTACCTTTACCTATGGAGTTGATATGACTATTATGCTCGATCAGTCATTTGTTACACCAATTGATGGGAACGATATTAGGCGATATTATGATGCAGGTTTTGTAAGAACAAGATCAATGAAATTGATCAATGCTCATGCTTCAATTGGATATGTTTTTTAAAAGATTATTAATTATGAAAAAGTATAATGTATTTATTGGTTTTATAATAGTAATGTTGCATTATTCATGCGACCATACTACCAATTGTAAGATTGCTCCTCCTCATTTTGATTCCGCCACCTATACTGTTACAGTCTCTACTACCAAAACCCAGTATATTATTCCGAATCCCAATCTATATGACGAAAATACAAAATACTATTGGACTGTACTGGAAATACCGGGGACTACTAGTACAAAATATTATACTGGATCTAGGGTTTTAACTTATATATTTGATAAAATTGGAATCTACAAATTTCAATTGGTAAGTGAAAAATTGGGTTGCAAATCAGACTCTATTTTGATTTCAGTTAATTCAGTAACAGCAGGAGGAAACCCGCCGCCGTCGGACCCATGTACCATCACCACGGGAAAATTTAAATTACAGAGCACGACATTCACGGCTACCAATGTTCCTTCATTTACATCTACAACCAATTATGGTTATACAGGACTTTATGATAACAGCAGTAATAATGTATATTTTTACTTACCTAAAACTTTTAAAAATTCACCCTTATTAGCCGATTATACTATTAACAGTACAAAAACATATAGCCAATTGTCGGGCAGTGATTGTGCAATAGAAATACAAGGCACCCGGTATGCTGCTATAAATCCATCTACTGCGGTAGTGCATATTAAATCAGGAACTACAAAAACTATCGAACTGTCAGTTTGTAATTTTCAATATAAGTACAATGGTAATATATATACATTAGAAGCCAAGTTCGAGTTTAATCCTTAACATGAAGTAAATTCTATTGAAAGCAAATATAATTATAATATTATTTTATATAATTGCTCTTGCAGCTTGCAATCATAAAACAAACTGCAGAATTCCAACACCGACCATCGATTCTTTAACTTTAAAAATAAAATCAGCAACTTCCAAGCAATCTATTCGACTGTCTTGTTATGAACCGCAATCTCATATTAATTGGGTGTTGACCCAAGATCCATTGTCTCAAAATATTTATACAATAGTTAATCATAAATATGATTCTTCATTTGAATATTTATTTAATCGCAAAGGTGTCTATAAATTTTTAGTGACAGCCAACAAATTTAACTGCTTTAGTGATTCGGTACCAGTTATTGTAAACACAAATGGGAATTCTATATCTACCTCACAATGCCCCATGCCGTAGGGAAAATTTTTTAAAATAGAGAATACTTATTTAGCATCTTATAATGTTCCCTACCTTTATGTTGCTCCCAATTATACTACTATCGGTTTGTTTGAGAATGTAAATAATACCGAAACTCAATATATAATAGTCCAAAAGAAAGGCACTAATCCCGAATGCTTTCGGGATTAGTTCGGCATTACCATTCTACAAGCCAAATCCGCCACAGGCGGAGAACTATTATAGTTTAAGAAATGGTATTACTATGTGCAATTTTGAATATCATTCAGGCACAACCAAAACCTGTGAAACGGAATTTGAGTTCAATCCATAGCGTTTGTTATTCTACTTGCATTTGATAACTATGTGAGGACAAAAATAGTAGTCCAGTTTCTCTGTTTTTTTTCTACCTCAAAAATACCGTAATTTTGCACAGTAACCCAATTTCAAATAACCCATGATTGAAGCAGAAAAATATATACCTCAGCATAAGATTAGAATCGTCACTGCCGCAGCCCTCTTCGATGGGCACGATGCCGCCATCAATGTGATGCGTCGTATTATACAAGGCACCGGTGCCGAGGTGATACACCTAGGGCATAATCGCTCGGTTCAAGAGATAGTGGACTGTGCCATACAAGAAGATGCCCAAGCAGTTGCCATTACTAGCTACCAAGGTGGACACAATGAATATTTTAAATACATGCATGACTTGCTAAAAGAACGCGGTGCAGGACATATCAAAATTTTTGGCGGGGGTGGAGGAACAATTCTTCCAAGTGAGATAGCCGATTTACAACAATATGGCATATCTCGCATCTATCATCCTGACGATGGCAGGGAAATGGGTTTGCAAGGGATGATAAATGATATGCTAAAACAGTGCGATTTTGAAACAGTTGTTTCTTTGAATGGTCATGCAAAACATTTGGAAAATAAAAATCCCAAGGATATCGGCCAACTAATTACCTTGGTTGAAAATCATCCAGAAAAAACAAACGATACTATCAAAGGGTTTCAAGATTTGAATACCACAACTATTCCCGTGCTAGGAATTACAGGAACAGGAGGGGCAGGAAAATCAAGTTTGGTTGATGAATTGGTTCGTAGATATTTATTGGAATTTAAAACCCAAAGTATTGCTATAATTTCTGTTGACCCCAGCAAACGTAAGACGGGTGGGGCTTTACTAGGCGACCGTATTCGTATGAATAGTATTAGCAACCCGCGTGTATATATGCGTAGTATGGCTACGCGTCAAAGTAATTTAGCGTTGAGTAAATATGTGCAAGAAAGTATTGATATATGTCGTGCCGCAGCCTTCGATTTAATTATTGTAGAAACTTCTGGCATTGGGCAAAGTGATACAGAAATTACCGATCATTGTAATGTTTCATTATATGTAATGACCCCTGAATTTGGTGCCGCATCGCAATTAGAAAAAATTGATATGCTCGATTTTGCCGATATGGTCGCCATCAATAAATTTGATAAACGTGGAGCACAAGATGCACTGCGTGATGTGCGTAAACAGTATAAACGCAACCACCATAAGTTTGATGCGAAAGATGAAGACCTTCCTATATATGGAACCATCGCATCACAATTTAACGACCCGGGCATGAATCGTTTATATAGAAATGTGATGAATGCGATTGCAGATAAAATGCAGCTCGAAAAATTCCGCAGTAATTATCCAGTAAGTGATGATGAATCGCAAAAAATATTTTTAATTCCACCACACCGTAACCGTTATCTGGCCGAGATTTCAGAAGAGAATCATCGTTATGGAGAATGGGTAAATGAACAAGGAGTTCTTGCATCACAATTATATAAATTGAGGGGTGTAATTGATATGTTGAAGGAGAAAAAATCTGCAACTGACGAACTCGAATTATTGTATACAGAATTGGAACAAAAACTCCATCCTGAATGCAAAAAAACTTTAGACTTTTGGCCCGAAAAAGTTAAACAATATACTGCCGAAAACTATATATATAATGTTCGGGGTAAAGAAATAAAACAACCATTATATACTGAAAGTTTAAGTCATCTAAAAATACCAAAAGTAGTATTGCCAAAATATAATGATTGGGGTGATATATTAAGATGGCAATTAACCGAAAATGTACCAGGCGAATTTCCCTATGCTGCGGGTGTATTCCCACTCAAACGTACTGGAGAAGATCCTACACGTATGTTTGCTGGAGAAGGTGGCCCAGAGCGAACCAATAAGCGTTTTCACTATGTATCATTAGGGCAGCCCGCCAAGCGTTTATCTACCGCATTTGATTCGGTAACTTTATATGGGGAAAATCCAGATTTACGTCCTGATATATATGGAAAAATTGGTAACAGCGGCGTGAGTGTTCCTACTTTGGATGATGCTAAAAAACTATATAGTGGTTTTAATTTATGTGCTGCCGCAACTTCTGTTTCTATGACTATTAATGGTCCTGCACCAATGTTGCTTTCCTTCTTTATGAATGCAGCCATCGACCAACAATGTGAAATCTATATAAAAGCAAATGGTTTAGAAAAGGAAGTAGACGAAAAAATAACTCATATATATAAATCAAAAGGAATAAAACGCCCTGTTTATGATGGTGCATTGCCTGACGGGAATGATGGCTTAGGCTTGATGTTATTAGGTGTAACGGGCGATCAAGTTTTACCAACAGATATATATGAAAAAATAAAAAAGGAAACCATGGAAACTATTCGTGGTACGGTGCAAGCAGATATATTAAAAGAAGACCAAGCACAAAATACCTGTATATTTTCAACAGAATTTGCGTTGAAAATGATGGGCGATATACAACATTATTTTATCGAAAATAAAGTACGAAATTTCTATTCGGTTTCTATATCGGGTTATCATATAGCTGAGGCAGGTGCAAATCCTATTTCGCAATTGGCTTTTACACTTTCCAATGGTTTTACTTTTGTAGAATATTATTTGAGCAGAGGAATGAATATTGATGATTTTGCTCCCAATCTTTCTTTCTTTTTTAGTAACGGTATCGACCCTGAGTATGCAGTGATAGGCCGCGTGGCACGTCGCATTTGGGCCAAAGCCATGAAGCATAAATATAAGGCAAACGAACGCAGCCAAATGTTGAAGTATCATATCCAAACAAGTGGTAGAAGTTTGCATGCACAAGAAATAGATTTTAATGATATCAGAACTACGTTGCAAGCATTATATGCCATCTATGATAACTGTAATAGTTTGCATACAAACGCCTATGATGAAGCCATCACAACACCTACAGAAGAAAGCGTTCGCAGGGCTATGGCGATACAACTTATCATCAATCGTGAATTAGGTTTGGCCAAAAATGAAAACCCATTACAAGGTTCATTTATTATAGAAGAATTAACTGATTTAGTAGAAGAAGCTGTATTGCAAGAATTCAACAGGATTAGCGAAAGAGGCGGTGTGCTGGGTGCTATGGAGACCATGTACCAACGTAATAAAATACAAGAAGAAAGTTTGTATTATGAAACTTTGAAACATACAGGAGAATTTCCTTTGGTGGGGGTAAATACATTTTTGAGTAGCAAAGGTTCTCCAACTATTTTGCCCAAAGAAGTGATACGCAGTACTGAAGAAGAAAAGCAATTACAAATTAATAATCTCTTAGCATTTCACGAACGTAATAAAGATGTTTCTGCCACTGCATTATCTAATTTGCAGCAGGCTGCCATCACCAATCAAAATGTATTTGAACACTTAATGCAATGTGCTAAAACTTGCAGCTTGGGCCAAATGTCGGGAGCATTGTATGAGGTGGGGGGGCAGTATAGAAGAAACATGTAAACATTTTATATTTTCCATTTCTAATTTTATAGTTGTCTATTTCAATGCAAAAGTGAGGAAATTATATATTATGCCCGTGGTTGCGTGTCCTCACCAACCACAAATATGTACTTATAAATATTTATTTTATCTATGGTATTTTTATCTTGTAGTAGTAATGATGAAAGCAAAGAAGGAGCTATCATTGATTCTACATTTAGGCATATAGATTCAACTAAAAAAGTTTCTAAAAATAAACTCGTAAAATTCAAACCTCTGCGTATTAATCTTGGCTATAC
Protein-coding regions in this window:
- a CDS encoding helix-turn-helix transcriptional regulator, which produces MKYRDIPLFGFKLLSKYAAFVYEIKSCEEISIYKTIPNGKIGLSITTDGTASIKRESNWFPIPPTTIYGLTKETQEIKLSKQFGEIAIGFEPCFLQLFIPENMSHLTGGKTVDLQNLFDKFEVEKLIELIQSANTDSQLLLAIETFLSKQLNLKKTNEKLITALELITELSIYEVDEIANRINVSTSTLRNLFNEYIGVPPKDFIRITRINKAMHHQVNSENNLTDLSYTLGYFDQAHFIHDFKNVLGISPKQYFKNTALTFDFYNFGRWQKDNFAT
- a CDS encoding M48 family metallopeptidase, which translates into the protein MHIKTVLKLLFVTLLSTLSKEVSSQSATDFDTYTTLKSSGSLPNDITKLSFEKYKEELAKIQQKDLSRSEKQLEKQFQLDANYAIDRMLLSGRVLYNDPISLYAAKVAKEILKDEPETYNKLRFYSVRFTNVNAFTTANGIIFVNIGLMAQLENEAQLAYILCHEITHYKKQHSLLGFKFEKNLEKKVSKTAYRKNNQDNFLTKCAFNKNQEIEADEEGLRLFKKSGYSLEAIDGVFDVLEFANLPFDEVPFNKRFFEDKLLKFPDDFQLADSLLKPVSEGDDDDDAESTHPSIRKRRKIVSNLLEGIGKKDRKNYIVSKTEFELNRKIARFELLHLYLLNHDYEYALYSAFILSEAGDSNSYYVNKTIVKSLYALTKVYALEGDDGYKTVHTDYEKIEGASGSLYFLIEKMHEEPIAMNILALKRAWKLKDKYPADEEIEKICDELLLTLTKEHKASFSDFEDYSIDEKKDELIEKEKKVEEEETTTKKSKYNKLKKARKETIKKESSGKSYLYAGMAELVKDLEFRKAFKKAENVALSITKKDEDGDKKNKKKKYDGEEEQATSIDKVIISEPFYYKVDLRKKEAFKQEESERALINLDEKISRLSQLAQVDAVRYNSKTFTAADVDVLNNIMLINDYLRDNGQNTESGLIKVDYKGINNLIEKNKTPYLMNMGILYAIEDKDDMGYHYALCVVTAGLYTPFLIYQLMQRNVSTYIMYETIDLRTGKYLYDNTKKINSSDKDYIIEMHLYDMLLQLKHPKK
- a CDS encoding serine hydrolase domain-containing protein → MKKSLLLSALFLLLFVFANSAKAQNDSKEKYLKSLNIFIDGYNKQDYSLVKKPFSGLVKMLLHKGELKLNLEARYKEYGKIIRAENIYPSEGVLILPVIYEKDTTGIEYLSLFFTKKRKIQGFYFSYDNIVYPKITDSTTIKDITNPYLSFKHHKDIDVSLVVGVYENGKETIFCYGETAKGSGIKPDSNTLFQIGSITKVFTGILLANCINQNIVDASSLLYKFLPDSVPPLTYRGKEITLLDLATHTSALPGEPNNLYLPNTNKYNPFASYQEADLLTYLKHLELTRPVGKTYEYSNTGYGLLGYILAKQRKTSYDELLVKEICNKLNMNNTRTILNEEQNKRKVVGYFQGKQTPDFTFTPTFVGVGSIYSDVADMFKFIKANLKPEQTAIAKDIMLAQQPHQIDKTITMGMPWDIDSLTRYKVNVLGYSGNTAGASSVIKIVKEKNIGVVVLSNSNVPVDDIGLLVLKLLLKNQMPE
- a CDS encoding glycosyltransferase family protein, with the protein product MKILFAIQATGNGHLSRAREVIPYLEQHGDLDIMVSGSDAEVSVPYPIKFRKHGLGFTFGGKGGVNYWSTLKKLKPLRLLRDIRSFPIEKYDVVINDYEAITAWACQMKDKPCIALSHQSSFSSRLMPRPTKRDLAVELLLKYYAPFTGAVALHFGNYDNFVHTPIIRSEIRQLESIDKGHCTVYLPAFHDKLLLPILKSIKDVEWHVFTKHSKQPYTSGNVKVKPINNDAYITSLATCTGLVSGGGFEGPAEAMFLGKKLFVIPQKGQYEQQCNAAALHLMGVPVVSQMGPGFATTLSNWLNRSKPIEVNYPDQTEMLVAKAVQMALDGANSNNGNGYMSAQSSI
- a CDS encoding methylmalonyl-CoA mutase family protein — its product is MIEAEKYIPQHKIRIVTAAALFDGHDAAINVMRRIIQGTGAEVIHLGHNRSVQEIVDCAIQEDAQAVAITSYQGGHNEYFKYMHDLLKERGAGHIKIFGGGGGTILPSEIADLQQYGISRIYHPDDGREMGLQGMINDMLKQCDFETVVSLNGHAKHLENKNPKDIGQLITLVENHPEKTNDTIKGFQDLNTTTIPVLGITGTGGAGKSSLVDELVRRYLLEFKTQSIAIISVDPSKRKTGGALLGDRIRMNSISNPRVYMRSMATRQSNLALSKYVQESIDICRAAAFDLIIVETSGIGQSDTEITDHCNVSLYVMTPEFGAASQLEKIDMLDFADMVAINKFDKRGAQDALRDVRKQYKRNHHKFDAKDEDLPIYGTIASQFNDPGMNRLYRNVMNAIADKMQLEKFRSNYPVSDDESQKIFLIPPHRNRYLAEISEENHRYGEWVNEQGVLASQLYKLRGVIDMLKEKKSATDELELLYTELEQKLHPECKKTLDFWPEKVKQYTAENYIYNVRGKEIKQPLYTESLSHLKIPKVVLPKYNDWGDILRWQLTENVPGEFPYAAGVFPLKRTGEDPTRMFAGEGGPERTNKRFHYVSLGQPAKRLSTAFDSVTLYGENPDLRPDIYGKIGNSGVSVPTLDDAKKLYSGFNLCAAATSVSMTINGPAPMLLSFFMNAAIDQQCEIYIKANGLEKEVDEKITHIYKSKGIKRPVYDGALPDGNDGLGLMLLGVTGDQVLPTDIYEKIKKETMETIRGTVQADILKEDQAQNTCIFSTEFALKMMGDIQHYFIENKVRNFYSVSISGYHIAEAGANPISQLAFTLSNGFTFVEYYLSRGMNIDDFAPNLSFFFSNGIDPEYAVIGRVARRIWAKAMKHKYKANERSQMLKYHIQTSGRSLHAQEIDFNDIRTTLQALYAIYDNCNSLHTNAYDEAITTPTEESVRRAMAIQLIINRELGLAKNENPLQGSFIIEELTDLVEEAVLQEFNRISERGGVLGAMETMYQRNKIQEESLYYETLKHTGEFPLVGVNTFLSSKGSPTILPKEVIRSTEEEKQLQINNLLAFHERNKDVSATALSNLQQAAITNQNVFEHLMQCAKTCSLGQMSGALYEVGGQYRRNM